The DNA sequence CTCGCTCGGGCACGGCCACTTCGCCTACGGGGCCAGGGATTTCACCATCGACGGCAAGACCATCAAGGGAGATCCCGGCCGTGGTACGGGCATCCACGCCAACGTGGCCATGCGGGTCGATCCGGTGCTCAAGAATACAGGCTTGCAGGACGTGGTCGGCGGCAGCATCGTCTTCTACGACACCAAAGTCAAACTTGTAAAGGCATAAGCAAGGGGGAGGCGGACATCCGCCTCCCTTTCCTGCCTGCGCTAGGGAAAGATTTTCTGTTGTCCGCGGGCGTTGCATTTGCGATAATGGACTTAACAGGTCATGGGAGGCTAATATGGCTAAAAGGTTGTTTATCGCGGCAACGTTGCTAATAGTGGCGCTGGCCCTGAACGGCTGCTCGCCGGGGCCGGCGAAGACGGTCAGCCTGCACAAGACGGACGCGACCACGGCGGTCAAAGATAAAAGCGCCGGCAAGGTGCCGCTCAGGGTGGCGGTGTCGTCCATCCTGTCCCCTAAGGAGACGCTAACCGTTTATCAGCCGGCCGTCGAATACATGGAGGACAAACTCGGTCACCCGGTGGTGCTGCTGCAGCGGAAGACCTATAAAGAGGTGAACGATCTTGTGCAGAGCGGCGGGGCCGACGTCGCCTTCGTCTGCAGCGGCGGCTATGTCGCCGGCAGCGATACTTTCGGCATGGAGCTTTTGGCTTTGCCGGTAGTGAAGGGCGATACGCGCTATCAGTCGTATATAATTGCCCGCAACCGGGAGGCGAAGTCGATTCTCGACCTTCGCGGCCGATCCTTCGCCTTCACCGACCCGATGTCGTTCTCCGGCCGCATCGCCCCGGTGCATATGCTGACCTCACACGGCGTGGACAGCGACCGGTTCTTCAGCCGGACCTTCTACACCTATAGCCACGATAACGCAATCCGGGCGGTGGCCGACGGGATCGCCGACGCGGCCGCCGTGGACAGCATGATCTTCGACCGGGCGGCGGAAATGGAGCCGGACCTCGGCAAACGGGTCTATATAATCGATAAGTCCTTGCGGGTGGGAAATCCGCCGGTGGTGGTAAACCCCGCCATCGACGCGGGGTTGAAGCAGCGGCTCCGTGACGTGCTGCTGGCGATGCACGGGGACGAGAAAGGCCGCAAGGCGCTCAAGGCTTTGTCCTACGATAAATTCGTCATGGCCGACGACGAATACTACGCCGAGCTTAAAACCTTGTGGCGCGCGACCAAGGAGAAGCTATGATAAAAATCGGCCGGCAGAGTTTTACGCTGAAGATCATGGCGCTGCTGATGGTCGTGCTGCTGATGCTGGGCACGGCGATCATCATCCAGACACGGGTTATCATGAACAACCTCTTCACCGAGCAACAGGCAAAGAGGGGGATTTCGATCGCCAATATGCTGGCAGCCCGCGCGCCTAACCTGATTCTCGTGCATAACTACTACGACCTCCACGAGCTTGTGAAGGATATTCAGCAAACGAATGACGACGTCAAGTACGCCTTCGTGGTAAGCAACGACGGCGAACTGCTCGCCCACTCCTTCCCGGAAGGCTTCCCGGGCGATCTCCTCGCCGCAAATCCACTGGCGCCGCAGGCGAAATACAATATTGCCGAGCTGGTCACCGAGGAAGGGGTTATCCGGGATATCGCGGTGCCGATCTTCGACGGCCGGTTGGGGGTCGTGCATGTCGGCCTGGGCGACGGCAGCCTGCGCGCGATATTGAGCGACACCACCCGCCAGTTGCTCTTCGATACACTGGTGGCGATATTCATCGGTCTTATCCTGACGGTTTTCCTCACCGGCAGACTAACAAAACCGATCAGGGAGCTCGCCAGGGTTACCGGAGCGATCACGGCGGGTGATTTTACCCAACGGGCCTACGTAAAATCCAACGACGAAATGGGCCGTTTGGCCAGCGCCTTCAACGTTATGGCCGACTATCTGCACCGCTTGATGACGGAGCTAAAGCAGAAGGAGGAGGCCCGGACCCATCTGCTGCAGAAGGTCATCGTCGCCCAGGAAGAGGAGCGCAAGCGCATCGCCCGCGAACTGCACGACGAAACGGGGCAGACGCTCTCTTCGCTGATGATCGGGCTTAAGAGCCTGGCGGAGAACTGTCCGTCCGCCGCGCAGGAGTGCCGCGTGGAGGATATGCGGGCGGTGGTGAAAACCACCCTCGGGGAGATTCACCGCCTGGCAGTTGAGCTGAGGCCGAGCATCTTAGACGATATGGGCCTCATCCCGGCGCTGGAGAAATATGTGGCTGACTTCCAGGCCGCCCATGGACTGGACGTCGACCTGCACGTCAGTTGGGGCTCGGGCAGTCGGGTGCCCCACGCGATTGAGGTGACTGTCTACCGGATTGTGCAGGAGGCGCTCAACAACATCGCCAAATACGCGCAGGCGGAGAACGTTAGCGTAATCGTCACCCGCGATGACAAAGGTCTCGAAGCAATCGTCGAGGATGACGGCAAAGGCTTCGATGTCGAAGAGATAATGAGCAACACTGAAAGCAATAAGTTGGGTTTGCACGGCATGCGCGAACGGGCGTCGCTCGTTGGCGGGACGTTTACGATCGAGTCTTCCGCGGGACACGGAACGACCATATATGTTCGGATACCGCTGGCCGGAGGTGAGCTTGATGGGAGAAGTTAAGGTTGTAATCGCCGATGACCATACGCTGATGCGTTCGGGTCTCAAGCTTATGCTGACTAACCAACCCGATATCTCGGTCGTCGGCGAGGCGGCCGACGGCGCCGAGGCGCTCAAGCTGATCGAAAATCTAAAACCGGACATTGTTTTGCTCGACGTATCGATGCCGGAAATGAACGGCCTGGAGTGCATGAAGAGAATCCGGGAAATCGATGCGGATGTGAAGGTCATCCTGCTCACCATGCATGAGGATATCCGCTACCTCAAGGAAGGTTTCGCCGCCGGCGCCTCCGGGTACGTCCTGAAGAAGGCGGCGGACGATGTCCTGTACGAGGCCATCAGGAAGGTCCGGGCCGGAGAGGTGTTCGTCCAGAACAGCATGGCCCAATCGCTGGTGTGCGAGCTGAAGCAGCGGCGCGACAGACCGTCCATAGCCGACACAAAGCCGCTAAGTGAACAGGAAAAGCGCGTTCTGAGCCTTATCGCCATGGGGCATTCCAACGCCGAGATCGCCGAGCAACTGGTAGTGAGCACCCGTACCGTCGAAACATATAAATACCGGA is a window from the Sporomusaceae bacterium genome containing:
- a CDS encoding HAMP domain-containing protein translates to MIKIGRQSFTLKIMALLMVVLLMLGTAIIIQTRVIMNNLFTEQQAKRGISIANMLAARAPNLILVHNYYDLHELVKDIQQTNDDVKYAFVVSNDGELLAHSFPEGFPGDLLAANPLAPQAKYNIAELVTEEGVIRDIAVPIFDGRLGVVHVGLGDGSLRAILSDTTRQLLFDTLVAIFIGLILTVFLTGRLTKPIRELARVTGAITAGDFTQRAYVKSNDEMGRLASAFNVMADYLHRLMTELKQKEEARTHLLQKVIVAQEEERKRIARELHDETGQTLSSLMIGLKSLAENCPSAAQECRVEDMRAVVKTTLGEIHRLAVELRPSILDDMGLIPALEKYVADFQAAHGLDVDLHVSWGSGSRVPHAIEVTVYRIVQEALNNIAKYAQAENVSVIVTRDDKGLEAIVEDDGKGFDVEEIMSNTESNKLGLHGMRERASLVGGTFTIESSAGHGTTIYVRIPLAGGELDGRS
- a CDS encoding response regulator transcription factor, giving the protein MGEVKVVIADDHTLMRSGLKLMLTNQPDISVVGEAADGAEALKLIENLKPDIVLLDVSMPEMNGLECMKRIREIDADVKVILLTMHEDIRYLKEGFAAGASGYVLKKAADDVLYEAIRKVRAGEVFVQNSMAQSLVCELKQRRDRPSIADTKPLSEQEKRVLSLIAMGHSNAEIAEQLVVSTRTVETYKYRIMDKLNTKKRADLVKYAIEQGLVAK
- the phnD gene encoding phosphate/phosphite/phosphonate ABC transporter substrate-binding protein, whose translation is MAKRLFIAATLLIVALALNGCSPGPAKTVSLHKTDATTAVKDKSAGKVPLRVAVSSILSPKETLTVYQPAVEYMEDKLGHPVVLLQRKTYKEVNDLVQSGGADVAFVCSGGYVAGSDTFGMELLALPVVKGDTRYQSYIIARNREAKSILDLRGRSFAFTDPMSFSGRIAPVHMLTSHGVDSDRFFSRTFYTYSHDNAIRAVADGIADAAAVDSMIFDRAAEMEPDLGKRVYIIDKSLRVGNPPVVVNPAIDAGLKQRLRDVLLAMHGDEKGRKALKALSYDKFVMADDEYYAELKTLWRATKEKL